The window AACATCACTTTCTGTTTCTAAACTGCTTATCTTCAATAACAAAGGGGAAAAAAGGGTTATGGCGCGCAACTGACCTTGATAAGCCTCGTTTATGTCCTGAAATCTGGAAGTGGCACCGTCTTTATCTTTCTGCTTATCAGGATGCCATTTCTACacacagaaaacaaaaaccgaaaatcaaatgaaaataatagataataccgaaaaagaaaggaaaaaaaaacagtagcGGATAAAcaattagagaaagagaaCGAACCAAAGCAAGTCGTATGTAATTGGAACGAATGTCATCGTCGGTAGCATCGTATTCGACCTCCAAAATTTTGTAGTAATCCTAGAAAAAGGAATTGAGATAAGAAGATTACAgaagagagagggaaaaaaaggcGAGAGAAAAGTAAATGGAAAAACCTTGGGTTTAACAATGGCGGAGAAGAAATCGAAATTGAAGTGGGAATATTGATTATCGGAGTCGGGTTGTCGATCGGAGTTGGTAACAGTGTGTTCATCCCAGGCGCCCGACATCGTGGCGGAGTGTTT of the Cucumis sativus cultivar 9930 chromosome 3, Cucumber_9930_V3, whole genome shotgun sequence genome contains:
- the LOC101206591 gene encoding uncharacterized protein LOC101206591 — encoded protein: MSGAWDEHTVTNSDRQPDSDNQYSHFNFDFFSAIVKPKDYYKILEVEYDATDDDIRSNYIRLALKWHPDKQKDKDGATSRFQDINEAYQVLSDPSRRQEYDEKGMLYVNDDNIVDYLKRYKSLILTCNGLGMKYSIW